The following is a genomic window from Sciurus carolinensis chromosome 3, mSciCar1.2, whole genome shotgun sequence.
aacactcatgAACTTTATAGCTGCTCAACAGTCTTCTGTCTTTCAAGTACATGCTTCATCAAGTCCTAAAGCTGATGTACAAGTTTTAGacttttgttatagcagcatcaCACTCTGGTAAAAGTTATAGGTATACATAACCACATAATAGATATCCCAAAATTTACAGACATAAAAGCAGTGACTATATTTGCTCATAATTCTATGAGTCAAACTCAAGAGGACACAGCAGGAATGATCTTTCACAGATGCAAAATGTCTTCTTGCTAATCTGGAAGGACACAAACAGTTAGTGTCAGGGTGACTGGGAAGCTTTACTGGGGTCATATGGGTAGAATTTCACATATGGTtggaatttcattttcattattgattCTGCTTTTTGGTTCTCTCCCCCGTGACCATCTTGGGTTTCCTCAGAAGATGGTGACCTCTGAGAGGTCAGACATCTTCTTACATGGCTGACTTCctttggaagaagagagaagctgGCAGATTCAAAGGGAGAAGAAATAGATTGCACCTCTTGTTGAATGCGAAGGTGCACATAGGGAGAGAAAGAACTAGTGAAGCCATTACCAGAGACTACAAATCAGTGAGTTTTCTGGGTTAGGGTTCTTCAGACTTTCAACCTACATGAAGTACATGTGACTTAGGGAATATCTGTatgtttacaaataaatattatttcaagaaaCAAACTTTACCCTTATCACATTGCTATTATTTAtgtatgagatgtcccccaaaagctcacatgtgagacaatgcaggaatgttcagaggtgaatttTGAGacctataacctaatcagtgtattaatccatttgagagcttaatcatttgaatggattaatagGTGATACCTGTGGCAGGAAGAACATGGCTGAAGGATGTAGGTTACTAAGGAAGTGCCTTTggagtttacattttgtcccttgTGAGAAAAGCTCTGTTGGCAACCtgactgtcatgaactgagctgctttcctctgccatgtccttcctccatgatgttctctcACCTCAGACACAGAGCGATGGAGTCAGCTGAACATGGGttgaacttctgaaaccaggagtcacaaaaacttttcttcctttaagtgttacttgtcaggtcttttggtcacagcaaagaaaacacatGAAATGAACTCATGTTTTCTAAtctattttaaatctttgtttgtttgttttggtattttcaGTAGGAACAAGAAAGTGGAGTAATGTACAAAATGGAGTGAGTTTAGAGTTGTAGGACCTGTGCTACAGTCCTGGATCTGGTGGCAATAAAAGCAGATAACTCAAATCAGTGTTTGGCTTGGGACAAAGTCAGGCTTGGGACTGACTCAGCAGTATAGTTTGAAAGTTGAGTGGAACTGCAGGAACTTTGGTTTAAGTTCAAAGACGTGTTCTATCCCCCTTCTCCATCTCACTTGAGGGGCATGACACTTGGCAAATTTCATGAAGAACTTTGAAGAACCCAGGCCtcgcacacactaggcaagccgCTGAGATACACTGAGTTACACCACTACACTGAGATGAGCCACTGAGATTCACTCCTagccctttttgaaaattttattttattttgatacaggctGCCCTCGAACTTTGATTCTTCTgtgtcagcctccagagtagctgagattacaggtatgcgccactacacctggcttttAATCGATTTTAAAAAGCGAGTTATAGACTCCAATTGTATTTTACTAATAGTGAGTTGAGTAATTCAAAGAACAATGAGTCTGATCCCCTTACTGTCTATGTAACAAAGTGagtgtaaataaaaatgttcttcaaaGTAATTTTCCATTCCATGCACCTTGAGTGAGGTGGAGAAGCTCATGTCTTTGAGCTTAAATAGAAGCTCCTTCAGTTCCACTCAGACTTCAGATTACCTTGCTGGGTCAGTCCCAAGGCTGACTTGGTTCAGTTCCACCCAAATACTGATTCGAGTTCTCTGATTTTTATTGCCACCAGATGCAGGACAATAATGCAGATCCTACAACTCTAAACCTGCTCCTTATCACACTTTCTTGTTCCTACTGTAAACAGGCCAAGGGCATTTGCAACTTCCATCCCCTAACACatatcttaattaaaaataaacaaacaaaaaatgtgggTAGTACTGTAGGGCTTGTGAccgtgaaaataaaaatatccctcAGATCTGTGCAATTGTGAGTTGTGAAAAGAGAGTTATTGTGAGCACAGTTCTGCTGAAAGTGGTAAATGTGTCTCTCACCTTCAGAATCATCCTTTTGCAGCATCGCAGTGTGAACAGTGTTTCCCTCCAATAGATTCACATTTCCCAGTTGGTATTACTTACTTGAATATATCTCTGTAGCAAGATGTACAAAATTATGGTCTGCTTTTATGGCCTAGGCTGAGAGGAATTATACTTTCTTTCACATACAGAGCAGTGAATCACATAGCTCCTCCCTCATTGTGTCCTTATTTCAAGGGGTGTAGGGGACTGAACTGAAGTTATGCgattttctttagaaatgtagTTGGTTAGGAATTAATATCTGTTTATCGGTCACATGTGGAGTGTAGGCTGGATAATCTCTAAGACTCCAAACTCTGGGATTCTGTGGCCACAGAGTCTTCCCAGGAGGGCAAAAGTTGACCTGCACCCTGTCTCTTTTTTACCTCTTAGGTGAAGAACACCGACAGATGCCAAAGCATGATTtcacattacatttttttaataagaaaactgtatttctgAAGGATAGGTTGACAAAGGACATGCTGAATTTCCAAAATTAGCCGTGAAAGACAGATCATCTAGGCATGACTAAAAGCCATGCATAACCTTTGTGCTCAGATATATCATTTCAAAAATGTCACTTTCTGCTTATTCAATGCTACTCTCATTATTCTATTTTAAGCATTAAAATTTGTGTTCTGGAGCTGAACAGAAATTATTGCTCCTATCTTTGGGcttattagaaataatttaaaattcatttaagaatgataaaaatcaCCTTTTCATTATGGTTGAATTCAGTTGAATGTTGAAATTTGCAATgcaatttttattgtcttttattaGCAATATTTTAGTCTCTACATATGGAGCTCAAGACTATTTTTAAGTatcttatgaaaaaaatttcatcttaaaatgattttttcctttactttttaattgcCTAGAGTGAGCTTGAAGTAGAATAAATTATGGGACAAGGTAGCCAAAAAAGTCAGACTTTTCCTTATATAGAGAAACTTTGTAAAAAGCCTCTATGAGACTTGAAACACATTTTCATTGCTCTACAAATTATTTGCTCAATACATGCACATGGTAAAACCAGAGGATAcaggggaaatgagaaaaaataagttatttagaaaagaaattccttctgttttgatttttctgagaGGAAATATGATTTTGAGTGGGGGTGTATAATGAAAAGAAGATCTTGAAAAGGCAAAAACCCCTCCCCCCCACATTCATCTTGAAGGAACAGATCAGTCATTTCTGATTTACTTATCACTGTATTATCTGGATCAAAACTGAAGCGGAGAAGTAGGAAAAGATCTGCTCAAATTACATGAATCTTCcagcagggaaggaagagggaaggagttTGCCTAGGCAGCGAGGGGTTTCCTGGGCAAGGCTGGCTGGAGAATCACTTCAGCTGGTGGGCAGCAAAGAAGCAGAACAGAGAGGAGCGTGGAGAAGGAATGCCAAAGTAAACAACTCCCCAAATGACAACATCAAGAAAATGGGTCAGATTTAAGAAGCACGTGCCTTGGCACAACTTAGAGACAGGCTGGAGAGTCAGATcaagaattatgaaaataatagtgAGAGGGGGCTCTTGGAGAGTATCTGGTATGAGCATCTCTGTTTGTAGCAGGAATGTGCCCTGTGGTGTTTTTGCAGGAGGTGAGCAGGGACAGGGAAGGGGACATGAGACATTTAAAAGGCTGCCTGGGGGAGTTGTGGTAATTCCTAAAATAACAAAGCCAGTCAGAGTATCCCAATGCCATGGAATGAAACCAAAGCAGGTTCTTATATTGTCCCACTGGAACAGGTCTTAACATAAGGTTCAATGAGCATACTGCTTAGTTGGCTCAGGCTGCTGTAATAAAATAAGTGGTTGATTTAAGCCTcagaaatgtgttcttttttagtTCTTGAGGCTACAAGTCCAGAATCAAGATGCTAACATGGCTGACTTCTGGGGTGGGCTGTCTACCTGGCTTGTGGACTGAATATCTCTTCTGTGTTCTGACATGGGGGGAGCGGGAGATTCTCTCTCCTTAGATCACATCAGGAGATCCCCACTCTCATGATCTCATTTGaacctaattatctcccaaagtctccatctccaaatgccatcatattgagggttagggcttcaacatataaattttatttgttgttgttgggaaGAAGAACACAATTTGGTCAATAGCAACTGTCAACTTTGATCATCTCATAGCCACCGTAGGAGTCATATAGTATATTTGGTTTTCCTTACAGACAATATCTATAATTGGTTTGACATTGAAATTGACCCAACAGTCCAGACTCTTTCTTATGAATCAGCTGTTCTACCTTAATTCCAAGTAGGCTGTGttctgggagtgggggtgggggaatctCTTTCTTCAATAATTTCATAGATTTTAAGTgtctctttttcatttgttccGTTTATTTTGGCAAACAAAACACAGCGTCATTTGCTCACATTTTGTGTACAATCCCCCGCATTGGTTTTATGCATTCCAATGTCACCTTCTAATCTGTGTGGGAAAGAGAAACTGTTTCCAGGCTTGTCCAACTAATGTTGCTGTCATGAATACCATACCACTCTGAGATCTACCACTGATGGCTAATAATTTAAGAGAGAATAATGAAAATCATATTCTAACTATGATTGATTCTATATATGGGAGTTATTCACCTCGTGGAGAACACCCCTTAATTCTTCGACTCAGGTTAACCATCTACTCATAAAGCACCTAACCACGCAGACGCCTATCCTATAAGGACCCCCTTCTACCATACACCATTCAACCACTAAAACCCAACAGTCAATGGCAAATATTTTTCCAGAGCTTGAGTTACTTAATTTAGAAGGATTCCTTGTGGTTGAGGATGACAGGAAACAAGTTTTGAAGAATAGTCTGTGTGGGATTTATTTCCTCTTAATCCTGatcctttcaaaattctttcattaCTAAGTCAATCACCTTCATTGATATGTAGTTTTACACTGCTCCATCTCATAATTTTACTGTCCGCCAGCTCATACTGTTGCATATAATCTGATGACTATAATCATGTGAAAATTACTGTACTCCATAGATTTCAAAATCAGTAAAATCTATGCTAAGTTGGGTGGTATAGGGAAGATATTGattgctttttttcctcctaaaaatgAAGTGACTGAATAATTTAAGCCCCATTATGTCTCTTGGAATTTTACTTTGGGCACTAAAGGACTTCACTGCCACAGCCCCCCTGGGAAATGACATCAAAATATTTGCTCCCATGGGTTAAAGGAAAAGTCTAGACACATTAAGAATCTTCTCTTTGAAAGCTGTTTGATTGTAGAGAGTATGATTATCATCATGACCATGATGGAACAGAACATTTGAAATCATTGAAATCAACTGAGATAGTCACTACTAGAATATTTGATGGTTTCCATCTTATTATAGGCATGCATGGTGCATAGAGTAACCACCTAACTAATCCTTAAGCACTTTCTTCTTTAGTTTTGGTAAAGCTCCTAGGCCACAATCAtgctacttgaaaaaaaaaaaaaggggaactTAGTAGTTTCCTGATTTGTGCCTTGAGACTCCTCTCTTCAGGCTGAAAATCATAGAGAAGCCTAATTATTTCCTTAAGGTTAGCACCTATAAACTAAACTGTCAACTTCCACGGTAAGCCACCATCTAGTGTAAGCAGCTACATTCTGTCACATTGCATAATGATGATAATCATTATAATCACATATCAACACAATGAGATAATGAGATAATAACCAGGCTCCAGTACCTTCCCTGCATGCTAAACAATTGATTTCAGTCACAGGCATTTGTCAGCTTGTTCCACCTAACTGGATGATGTCAGAAGTTTATGTTCTGTCAAAAGAGGGGGCTTCCAGCAGGAGGGGAGATGCATTGGTTCACACATCTGCTATGAATTTCCAGCAGTTATTCTTGAAGATTATGTATCATTCCCTGggtttctctcttttaaaactcCCCAGGAAGTTCTGATGTGTCATCAGAACATATCTAATAAAGTTTCTCCAAGACAGCATTTAGGATATCATACAAGATCTTAtgaacaaaaaccagacaaatacacCATAATCAACAATACCTGGAGATTTGGAGATTAACTTGTCTAGCCTCATAagatttttacattaatttcCCCTGAAGTATCAGATCCATCTTCATAGAAGCTATTTATTTGAACCAAGACAGAGATTAAGTAAGTCTAGCAGGCTAGGAAATATTTATCCTAAATGAAAGCAAGATGTGATCTTGGGGAACAGTCACATCAGTAAAAGGGCTCAATGTCTATGGTATTTTTGTGAACATTTGTGCATACAGACActggattttaaataaaaatcctgagtttcttcctcatttcttgCAGTTAAGTTTTATGAAGTTTGTGATTGCTGTTATGCCACAAGCTTCATCTGCAGTTTCCATTTAGAAATTCCAACTCAGGTGAATAGCCCTGACATTAAAGTATTTATCAGCTTTGGAGTATTAATTAGTCTGAAGATGAGAATTCCTGTTGTTCTGTGTTAACACAGAACAGTTTTGTAACTgtcaccaaaatacctgataagaacaatttagagaaggagaagtttattttgagctcaagatttcagaggttcagcccattGTTggatgactccattgctctaggctgaagatgaggcagaacctcatggcagaaaggtgtggtggaagaaagctatgaggctcatggcagccaggaagcacagaaagaACATGAGGAACCAGGGGAAAAATATGCAATCCCCAAGGCATATAccagtgacctatttcttccAGCTACATCTCACCAGCCTGGAGGAACCATCTTTCAATCAATTTGattcattaatccatcaaattgACTAACACACCAATTAGGTTTCGGCTCTCGCAattttaatcatttcacttcctacattaacacaggagcttttgggagagACCTTACATCTAAACCTAATGTTCTGCCATCAGGTTTTTCTAAATATAGGAAACATTTGATTCTATGGTGGATTTCTAGTCTAAGCCTCAAGCTAGAAATGAAGTTGGCTATTCCTCCCATCAAAGTCACCaaatttatagcaataaataaCAGTACAAATCGTTTTTGAAAGCTTTCCTATTATACTCAtctattttactattttgttcTTTCAGTGTCTGCCAAACCAAGACCCCACagtgatgaatattcaaagaagaTTCCCCCTCCGAAACCTAAACGGAATCCAAACACTCAGCTTAGCACGTCTTTTGATGAAACGTACATCAAAAAGCACGGGGGGCCCAGGAGGACATCGCTGCCCCGGGACTCCTCCCTCTCCCAGGTCAGCAGCCCGGCAGGggaccccgaggaggaggagccGGTATACATCGAGATGGTGGGGAACATTCTTAGAGACTTCAGGAAAGAGGACGACGACCAGAGCGAGGCCGTCTACGAGGAAATGAAGTACCCCATTTTCGACGACTTGAGCCAAGATTCCAAGTGTGACTTTGACCATCACAGTTGTTCTTCGCAGTGTGCTACTCCCACGGTGCCTGACTTGGACTTCGCCAAGTCCTCAGTGCCATGCACGCCCAAGGGGTTGCTGTGTGACATCCCCCCGCCCTTCCCTAACTTGCTGTCTCACCGACCCCCGCTGCTGGTGTTCCCGCCCGCCCCCGTGCACTGCTCCCCCAATTCCGACGAGTCTCCGCTCACGCCCCTGGAGGTCACCAAGCTTCCCGTGCTGGAAAACGTGTCTTACCTGAAGCAGGCGGCCGGCGCGTCTCCGTCCTCACTGCCCGCCTCGGGCCACGCCAAACTGGAGAAGGACCAGCCAGGCGCCCTGGGGCCTGCGTCCGCCTCGTGCGCGCTCTCCTCGTCGCCTCCGCCTCCCTCCACCTTGTACCGAACGCAGTCCCCCCACGGCTACCCCAAAAGTCACTCCACCTCGCCCTCGCCTGTGAGCATGGGGCGGTCCCTGACCCCGCTGAGCCTCAAGCGGCCTCCCCCGTACGACGCCGTGCATTCAGGAAGCCTGACCAGGAGCTCGCCCTCAGTGCCTCACTCCAGCCCCAGGCCCGTGTCGCAGGATGGGGCCAAGATGGTCCACGCGGCGGTGAACACCCACGGGCCGGCGCCCGGTGGCTCCCGGTCCAGGACGCCCACCAGTCCTTTGGAGGAACTCACCAGCCTCTTTACCTCAGGACGCAGCCTGCTGAGGAAGTCGTCCAGCGGCCGGCGTTCCAAGGAGCCGGCGGAGAGTAAGTGTGCCAAGTCCCCGGGAGCCACACGGCTCGCCCGGCCAGAGACGCGCAGGCACGCCTGGCGCCCAGCGCAGGGTCTCGAGTCCCGTTGAGTCCACATGGCAAAACGCAGAGtgcattattttacttttggcCTGCTAAACAAAATGGGATCCCCTGAATATGAGTGAAAAGAATGACAAGTGGCAATTTGCACACTATAACATCCTCCTTAAAAtgaagagggattttttttttttttaagaaagtgtaAAATCAAAATTCTTACATTGGGTCTGAAAAGTTGAACAGAGAAAGCAGActactatgaatttttttttggggggggagttttaggttttcttattttattttcttatttttttattttttagttatacatgaaaataggatttattttgacatagttatAAAAGCACAGAATATAATTGGTTCtaattgttgaattttaaataaaaatcttgattttatATGACAGGTAAATCACATACGGAATTATTAAATGTTACAACCTACCCTTTGTTTACTTTGAAGTCTTTATCAGAAAACCTTTTTGGATAGAATTTGgaatttaggacttttttttaacataaggAATGATACTCTCTGCAAtctttatgttgttttattttttgcttcactGAAAACCAGAATATACTTATCGTTTTCCCTTTAAAATCCATATTAATTCACATCTTATATTTTATAGTCTTCCTGGATCCgtttagatgcagaaaaatcaccATCAACACTATTTTGACCACTTGCTTTAAATACCAGAACACTTCTCTACCTAAAGAACTAACTCTTTTATAAACCTCAAGCAAATTATAAGTACATAGTAAAGTCAAAACATATCCAGGTTCACTTTCTCCATGTCTAATTCCTTAAGTTACACTACCTTCTTAAAAATACCTTAGACAACCAAACTGATAATTAATCATTTACCTCTCAAATGATCCCATTccatgatatttaaaaatctatttatacAGTCATACTGAGGACTTTCcctaaaaggaaaagagatccTTAACACTTTTTGATGATAAAGGTGATGACAGCGTTTTGAGTTAATAGTCATCTGTAGTTACAGggcactttttcttttattctctttttttttccttttacatggAGAGGTTTATGAAAACATTAGCTACTTACATAATTATCCCCCAAAGATTTCACTTGCTTAAAGGCAGCATTTTCTAATACTCTAAGCATGCATGGATTTGCCTTCATATagacatacaaaaaaatttttaaattattttaagatttgaatttaaaatgagaagCAATCTCTTTTTAGAGCAGTATTTCCCAATGAGGACAATTTTGCCCTCAGGTGTATTTGGCTATGACTAGTGACATTATTGGATTGTCAAAACAGTAGTACTAGAGGCAGATAATACAGCCTGCTATCCATGagatggcacacacacacacacccccacacacccacccacccacacacacacatacacaaatgaaaaGTAAGAGTAAAAGATCATCTGATTCACAATGTAAATAGTATAAATGTTGGGAAACCCTGGTCTAGATAATTTATTAAAACCTAAAATTTCCTTAACTTGATTGATTTGGTTTTCACATAGATCAAATAAGTATTTTAGAATAAAAGACAACAGGTGAAGAAAAGTGTTTTGCTTTTACATACATAATTGTTGGTGTGAAATTAATGGAACTTTTATCTTAGAATTGTTGAAACTATTGAATTTATTCCTACCTATCGGCTTCTTTGGAGGATTCTATGCAGCTCCAGCTGGCAGTTATGCCAATTAGCTAGAAAAAGTATATGTAAAAGAAATGATTAACTAATGAAGTTATTTCTAGAAAAATCCATCTGTTAGAATCAGTCTATGTGTTATATGTCACAGAATCATCTATTCAGAGCTCCGTGTGCTTCTAAAACAAAGCTTGTACATGGAAAAGTGATTCCGATTCTTTACAGCTTTTAGGGAGCTCAGAGGGGAATCCTTCCCATGTACTATTAACCACGTATCAACCCTTCAGAGAAATGACTTGCCCTGAATCACATTAGCATTAgtataaaaatttacataagtgggagggaggaaaaactCAGATAGTACATATGAATAATCAAATTACTATTTCCTTTTGACGtcagaggaaaatagaaagatgCCATTAGATTCTAACAAAATCATCAGAAACATTCTCAAATGTAAAAGACTGGACCAAAATCTCAGATAATTGAGAGTTAACTGATAGTTGCTCTCACAGTATACTCAGGGATGCAACTCTTCCCTGTTTTTCTTGCCTGATAGGATCTGTAGATACCTGTTGATACCTTAGGAATGGAGTAAGTGACAAGAAATCGTATTGTATTCAAAACTCTggagtcttatttttttttaacatttcagaattttttgctTACCTTTCATGGATAAAAGTGGATTGGATATGTCTCCTGTCATGCTACTTTTGCTTTATTCGAAGAGTTGATTTTGATAATTTCCAGGTATCTACCTTAAACAAACATAATCTTTGTTTTAACTGAAATAATCTCAAAATTTATAcctttaattcttatttttaatagtctATAAAAGGCACACCTAATGCGACAATTTCATATGTAAAAGGTCACACTTGTTGGTTATTGGGCAGtgagaaagataaaataagacGTGTGGTACATTATgaataaattccattttgtttcagGGTTTTCTAAATACAGTCCTCATATTAATTGTTATGGAAGGCATTTTCCTCTAGTTTCTGCAACATTGCAAAGTTAATTAATTCAGTACCTTTGATAACTTCTGTTattaatactttttcttttatttggttaccaatatatttttaaatttgtgcagAAATGGATTGTGTGACACATGTAAGTCGTGATACAACTCACAGGTCAATGCTGTACATCTTTGTGTCCTCCTAGGAAGTAAGCCAGGTGCAAAGATGCTTCACAGAAAACTTCAGTGGGTTACAGAAAACCTAACTGGTGGTGATTTTTGACCCATCACATCTTCTTATTTTGTATATCCTTTATGACTTTGATTGGAATCTTTGAACATGTAGGTCATGAATGAgccattttgttttaataaatcataTGCCATGAATCATGGAAATCAATATCCAAGACCAAATGGAATAAAAGAGGAagcattcttcttttcttcctcttagtccattttgtgctactGTAATAGAATACCTGAGACTAATCTATAAGAACAGAGAGtgatttggttcatggttttggaggctgtCAGGTCCAAGAGCATAGTTCCAGCACCCAGAAAGGTCTCTGTGCTGCCTCTTTCCATGGTGGAAGGTGGGAGAGCAAGGGAGGATGAAAGCTGGAGAGCGACACAGGGtcaaactcactttttttttttttttcctgaggctaaatctatattttttctgccagcctttttatagatatttttctttagtaatgattatatcatttttggttagtttaaaacaagaaaaaccttcaaaagtacaatctgtgcttcttctcaaagtacacattctctctgtataaCAGTCCAGACGCAAACAATCTTAtatcccagctagattaaaacaacctcgtctcccagctaaactgagggcaccatgatctagcagccttcaaccttcagaacaaacacatcactagattttctgagaaaccacccccaccatgaactccagtgtttaacagtgagaaacttttactattattaaagggcaaacaaatcaaaatatagttaatatttagtctattctaatatcatataatggcagactacaatcttactctgattctcaaagaattagactaaacataggaaaagcacaaattatgtTTATGACTAAGctaaatgttttcattatgtaaagtatctctagaatcaactattaaaactaagaaagcaacaaaggctaaacaccgcatccaagctcagaggaatgcctctttatccatctattattatactaagtAATCACAGACTCCTTTAAACTCAaacacagctacaattgtttattttcatatattttatctatgttccactgccaaatttttattgtgcactattttctgtcccaatacagtaaaaccttcccaatgttttttccaataagtttctaatgatatatggattattaatatgaaaaagcaaatacacatggagacatgccatgcctatcatccccaagagggaggacaatcaacagaactgtgtcaagtgttgagtcctttattccaacagactgtgtcaagtgtcagagtggcaggaagtAGACATAGCACATACCAACTCAAACTCACTTTTATACAGATCTGCTCTCGGGATGACTAACTGCTCCTGGGAACATGGGAGAGGTCCACTCATGAGGCC
Proteins encoded in this region:
- the Nyap2 gene encoding neuronal tyrosine-phosphorylated phosphoinositide-3-kinase adapter 2 isoform X1 codes for the protein MIPSKMTSANPEEVALDSFLQYIEDLGMKAYDGLVIQNASDIARENDRLRNETNLAYLKEKNEKRRRQEEAIKRIGGDVGRGHEASYVGKHFRMGFMTMPAPQDRLPHPCSSGFTVRSQSLHSVGGTEDDSSCGSRRQPPPKPKRDPSTKLSTSSETVNSTAASKSGKPAERPEVSAKPRPHSDEYSKKIPPPKPKRNPNTQLSTSFDETYIKKHGGPRRTSLPRDSSLSQVSSPAGDPEEEEPVYIEMVGNILRDFRKEDDDQSEAVYEEMKYPIFDDLSQDSKCDFDHHSCSSQCATPTVPDLDFAKSSVPCTPKGLLCDIPPPFPNLLSHRPPLLVFPPAPVHCSPNSDESPLTPLEVTKLPVLENVSYLKQAAGASPSSLPASGHAKLEKDQPGALGPASASCALSSSPPPPSTLYRTQSPHGYPKSHSTSPSPVSMGRSLTPLSLKRPPPYDAVHSGSLTRSSPSVPHSSPRPVSQDGAKMVHAAVNTHGPAPGGSRSRTPTSPLEELTSLFTSGRSLLRKSSSGRRSKEPAEKSTEELKVRSHSTEPLPKLESKERGHHGSSSSREPVKAQEWDGTPGPPVVTSRMGRCSVSPTLLAGNHSSEPKVSCKLGRSASTSGVPPPSAPPLRQASDLQQSQVACMQWFHGDHTMLEMIEKKRCLCKEIKARQKTEKGLCKQDSMPILPSWKKNAGAKKCSPPPYSKQQTVFWDTAI
- the Nyap2 gene encoding neuronal tyrosine-phosphorylated phosphoinositide-3-kinase adapter 2 isoform X2; translated protein: MGFMTMPAPQDRLPHPCSSGFTVRSQSLHSVGGTEDDSSCGSRRQPPPKPKRDPSTKLSTSSETVNSTAASKSGKPAERPEVSAKPRPHSDEYSKKIPPPKPKRNPNTQLSTSFDETYIKKHGGPRRTSLPRDSSLSQVSSPAGDPEEEEPVYIEMVGNILRDFRKEDDDQSEAVYEEMKYPIFDDLSQDSKCDFDHHSCSSQCATPTVPDLDFAKSSVPCTPKGLLCDIPPPFPNLLSHRPPLLVFPPAPVHCSPNSDESPLTPLEVTKLPVLENVSYLKQAAGASPSSLPASGHAKLEKDQPGALGPASASCALSSSPPPPSTLYRTQSPHGYPKSHSTSPSPVSMGRSLTPLSLKRPPPYDAVHSGSLTRSSPSVPHSSPRPVSQDGAKMVHAAVNTHGPAPGGSRSRTPTSPLEELTSLFTSGRSLLRKSSSGRRSKEPAEKSTEELKVRSHSTEPLPKLESKERGHHGSSSSREPVKAQEWDGTPGPPVVTSRMGRCSVSPTLLAGNHSSEPKVSCKLGRSASTSGVPPPSAPPLRQASDLQQSQVACMQWFHGDHTMLEMIEKKRCLCKEIKARQKTEKGLCKQDSMPILPSWKKNAGAKKCSPPPYSKQQTVFWDTAI